In Malaclemys terrapin pileata isolate rMalTer1 chromosome 10, rMalTer1.hap1, whole genome shotgun sequence, the DNA window ATTGCACTGTTATTTTCCCATCCACGCGCTATACATTCATTTGCACAAAGAGAAGGAGAGACCATCACAACTGGATGCATAGCAATGATCAACAGCAATGAATAAATGCTCTATGCCTACCAATTCTGCATTGTGGTCAAGCCCTACATCATGGTGCTCCAGCTCATCATCTCGGAACTTCTttattatctttttaaaagaaatggtaCCAGATTAGTAACAGTTTTCACCTACACATCAATCATCCAGATGACAAAACTGTACATAAACCACATACTTCTGGCCACATCATCACTCGAGGGACAATATCTGAGATCAAGACCTGCAGGaaactgaatgcttttgaaaaatcccctcCCCACAATTTCCCGTTAGAAGAACCTATAGCTATGGTGTATGAGGAAACAACTTCTGATATAAAGAAGCTCATACTATGTTTTTGGAACTATACAGAAAATATTTatcaccattaaaaaaattaatcgctattaatggcagttttaatctcactgctaaacaatagaataccaactgaaatgtattaaatatttggatgtttttctacattttcatatagattgtattatgtgttgtaattgaaatcaaagtgtatattatttttgattataaatatttgcactataaaaatgataaaagaaatattatttttcaatttacctcatacaagtactgttgtgcaatctctttgtcgtgaaagtgcaacttccaaatgtagattttttttgttacataactgtactcagaaacaaaacaacgtgaaacttcagagcctataagtccactcagtcctacttcttgttcagccaatcgctaagacaaacaagtttgtttacatttgcaggtgataatgctgccctcttctcactttctggtgacatggtaaataagaacaggcatttgaatggcacttttgtagctggcattgcaaagtatttatgaGGCATATATGCTAAACAtacatatgccccttcatgcttcgtcCACCATTCCGGAAGACATGCTTCCATtttgatgatgcttgttaaaaaaataatgcattaataaaatttgtgactgaactccttgggggagaattgtatgtcccctgctcttgttttacctgcattgtgccatatatttcgtgctatagcagtctcagatgatgacccagcacatgttgttcattttaagaacactttcactgcagatttgacaaaaggcaaagaaggtaccaaagtgagatttctaaagatagctatagcacttgacCTATGGTTTAAGAATCTggagtgcctttcaaaatctgagagggacgaggtgtggagcatgctttcagaagtcttaaaagagcaacactcagatgcggaaactacagaacccaaaacaccaaaaaagaaaatcaaccttttgctggtttcatctgactcaggtgatgaaaatgaacatgcgtcagtccacactgctttggattgttatcgagcacaacctgtcatcagcatggacgaatgttccctggaatggtggttggagcatgaagggacatataaatcttcagcgcatctggcatgcaaatatcttacaacgctggctacaacagtgccatgggaatgcctgttctcactttcaggtgacattgcgaacaagaagcgggcagcattatctcctgcaaatgtaaacaaacttctttgtttgagcaattggctgaataagaagtaggactaagtggacttataggctctagtctaaagtttgacatttttatttttgaatgcagttattttttgtacataattctacatttgtaagttcaactttcatgataaagagattgtactacagtacttgtattaggtgaattgaaaaatactatttcttttgtttttttacagtgcaaatacctgtaataaaaataaatataaagtgaacactgtacactttgtattctgtgtggtaattgaaataaatatatttgaaaatgtagaaaacattcaaaaatatttaaataaattatattctattttttaataGCCCAAGTCCATGAGGCTCCAGTGGAGGATTCATAGCCCAGTCCATGAGGATTCAAGTTTCCCCTTGTATGGAACAACTTTCAGGATCAAAGCCTAGAAGAGAAAGAACTAGGACTCAAGCTATGAGCTGAATATAAAATGCAAAAATTTCTTCTTTGTGAAGTACAGATTGCAGAAATTATTAAACCAAATACCTTCAAGCAAAACATGTGAACTAATGATGTGAGATTTTTCTATCATACATGACAGCTTTCCTCATGTAGGGCTTTGCATAGGCTCCTctttttatatttgtataaatcaaaagaaaaataaaatacacttttGCCAAAGACGTGCTCAGGGTCTCCAGACATCAAAGTTAGAACATCTTACTCTGCTGGACAATTTGAGTTCTTGATATTCCCTCTATCCTGGTCTTGCATTCAGTGTCATTGTTTTGTCTTGTATTTTTACTGGTACACAGACCAGCTTTTTTTAACATGATACCTTTGTGCTCACAGCTCATCTCTCACCCAGTCTTGCAGATGCTAATCAACAACAGAATTTGGGCTACTTCAAATCCCAGTCTTGGGCCTATGAGACTGGGATCTGGAGCAGCCCAACCTCCACTGCAGGTCAGCCCATGTATAACTGACTAGGCAGTAGTGGTCAATGGGTTGTTACAACTGAGTTCTTAGGCCCTCACCTTATAACAAGCTCCTCACAGGTAGacctcctattgaaatcaacagggctATGCACATGCACAGTTGTCTGCCCATTAAGAGCTCAACTCAGGATTGTGGCCCAAAGGTATTAAATTTTAAAAGACTAGGACAGAGGTTCCTAATCCAAGTGAAGGTGAGAGATCAGCTGCTCTCAAAGCCTGCAAGGTATCTGGAGTTGCAATGATATTGTCAGACCCAATATAACCAAAGCATGCCACATGGTACATTATAACAatttgtacattttctttttctctagtCCCTcccattaaattaaaatgtttgggCACCATAGGCTGCCTCTTCTGTCCCCATCAAAAAACAGATTGCAACTACTAGAAATGGGCTCTGTAGCTGTGGTCTCAGAGATTTACATTTAATCCAACAGCTAATTGAAACGTAACACTTTTCATTTTGAGTGTTTCACTGCCTTTAGTGTTCTGAACTAGCAGTGAGAAAATAATCTGCTGCAAACCCAAATGCCATATTTATGTCATTTGAAAAATACTGTCTCAATATACTGTTCAGAGAATATGTGAAATACCTTTAAACTACATTCACATACCTGTAATAATTCTTTGTATTTTTCTGGATCCTCCTCCATTAGTGTTCTGATCTGGCTGTTATAATGATCTGATATGCTCTCTTCCACTGCCACAGTGCAAGCCATTGCACCTTCTTTTCCAAGTAAAGCAGTTCCAGCACCTGTAATTATCAAACAAATTAATTCAAACAAAACATTCCAACCTAAATTATTATAACATCAATAAGACTATGCACTCACCTAAAGCAAACCCTGCAACATTCCAAAAAGGCAATAAAACAGTAGGTCGAACTCTAAATGTGACCATTAACTCATTAAACTTTTTCAGATGGTCCTTTTCTTGATCCCACATTTGCTGcaacagaaataaaattataGAAAAAACATAATAGAAAATAAGCATTAACTATAAATGTAGAGAAAAAATTCAATGGATGTTAACTTCACTCATgctaatttgatttttaaaggtgatctacaaaataaattaaattggcTTGTGACTGTTTTTTCTCTGGGGTACACAAACAGGGCCTGAAAGGTGCACAGGTAGGGATGGGTTGTGTGTCTTTTCCCCTCTCTTGTTtgcttttacattagaaattcaggtcctgTCTAACATAGAAAACTCTATGAGGACTGAAAAATTAGGAAATGATGACAACAGAAGAAGCAAGAATGAAAGTTGACGAATTAAGAGGAATTCATTGGTCAGATTTGTTAAAACTTTACTATTAGGTTTTGTTAAAACCTATTTATAGTCAGTAATTAGTTAACATTTTGGGAAAAGGGAATATGAACAGTTATTTCACAGCTTTCCCTCATTCctttttacatataaaatgagTTTTATTTTACAATAATCTGACACCTAAAACATAACGAAGCCTTTGTCACACCACTGCAACAACTGTGTGTCTATGATTCACTCAGCAgttgggccctaccaaattcaccaccatgaaaaacacgtcacggaccgtgaaatctggtcccctcctgtgaaatctggtcttttgtgtgcttttactctatactatacagatttcacaagggagaccagcacttctcaaactgggagtcctgacccaaaagggagttgaagAGGGGCTGCAAGTTTATTTTAGGAGAATTGTGGTATcatcacccttacttctgcgctgccttcagagctgcgtGGCTGGAGAACGGCGGCTGTTGCCTGGTTGCCCAGCTTGAAGGCAGCGCcctaccagcagcagtgcagaagtaaggatggcaatatcataccagagctgggaggctggaaagtggctgctgctgactgagggcccagctctacaggcagcagcacagaagtaagagtggcaatatcataccatgtgatcctaacttctgtgctgctgctgctgctagcagcagctctgccttcagagctgggatcccagccagcagctgccgctctccaattgcccagctctgaagacagcgctgccaccagcagcagcacagaagtaagggtagcagtaccgcaacccgcacatacaataaccttgtgaccccgccacaattcctttttgggtcatttacaacaccatgacatttcagatttaaatagctgaaatcatgacatttatgattttaaaaatcctatgaccgtgaaattgaccaaaatggaccatgaatttggtatgACCCTACTCATCAGCCAATCGATCACTATGTTACGTGTCATACTTATATTTTACCATAGGAAGAGCTTTTGTAAGACCAGTTGTTTTAAAGTAAATATTGCAAACCTTAAATTATAGccttgtaatttattttattgtacttGAGCTAAAGAATATGTCTTTGAGTATATAAGAAGCTTAAAGATAAGATGAAGTTAGACCACACATACTAACCTGAATGACTGGCCCTACTGTAGTTCTACCTAGCACAGCCATTTGCCCAGCATAAATACGATTTGCCCCATACTCCCCTGCATGATCCACCCTGATTATGCGATCTATGGTTGGCTTGTTGATGTTGTCCAAGGTCATTCCAGTACTACAAAATCTGAAAGAAGTGTGTTTtgactgcaaactccattttcttTCAGAACCTGTCAAACAGAGATACAACTTATGTGAGCTATAATTCTCTACTACCACTGAAAGTGAGGGAAGTCTTAATAAAATATCCATACAAACACTTAACACGGAATGCACACACCATTTACTCAATGTTGTACCTACTTACTTACCCCTTTGTGATACATGACTCCAGTGTGATGCGGGGGGAGGGATTCTGAGTCAGGAATGGAAAACGGGGAGAAGGGGAACAGATGACAGGTGACCTTAGTGTGAAAGTGGGATATGGGAGATTAGCCTCAAAGGGGCTCAGATGACCCCAAGAGTAGGGATGAAGCACAGGGGTGATGGATGACCCTGGAACGGGATGAGCTGGTGGGAGATGACTCCAGGGTGGGGATAAGAGAGGGTGGAGATAACTGTAAACCTGCAAGGGGACAGAGTATGACAGGAAGGGGTGaccccataagaacggccatattgggtcagaccaaaggtccacctagcccagtatcctgtcttccgacagtggccaatgacaggtgccccagagggaatgaacaggtaatcatccactgatccattccctgtcacacattcccagcttctgggaaacagaggctaggcacaccatccctgcccatcctggctaataactgttgatggacctatcctccatgaatttatctagttctttttttaaccctgttatagtcttgtccttcacaacatcctctggcaaggagttccacaggttgactatgtgttgtgtgaaaaaatacttccttttatttgttttaaacctgctgcctattaatttcattcagtgACCCCAAGAAGAGGATGGACGAGTGACCCCAGAAGGTAATAACATATTGGAGGAAGGGGTGAACCCAGGGACGGGAGAGGACATTGGGGGGGCGTGACCCCAGAGAGTGGCAGAGATGGAATGACCCGGAAGGTGACGGGGAAAAGGGGGTACCCCAAGGAGGGGGTGGGCGCTAGGGGCAGTGACGCGGGAAGCGGGTACCCCACTTTTGCCATGAGAGGGGAAAGTTGTGGCCCCCGTACCTGCCCCGTAGCGGAGACGCTGGCAGCCCGCGCGCAGCCCCCTCACGGCCGGAGCCACAGCTGCCTCCATAGCCCTGACCCAGGCCTGGAACCTCCTCACCTCGGCGCGGAGTGATGACGTATCCAGAAGGCTCGCTCAAAATGGCGTACAGCCTTCCCGCCCCTGTGCCGATCCGATTGTCTCCTCGGCCTCTATGGCTTCCTCCCCATTGGAGAGAAGTACTGTCAGTCACAGGCGAGCGTCCCTCTGGCTGCCATGACAACCAGAATGCGGGACTGTGCTGCCTGCTGCGGGGATATGCCGGGGCGAGTCTCCACCAGGGGCCTCACCCGCTCCGTGGCTCATAGACTGTAAGCGGGGGAGAGGAACGTGTGCATATGGGGAGCAGGGTGGCGGGTGCGTTGGTGAGCGGGGCTCCAGGGGGATGGGGAGTGCAGGAGAGCGCCTGGGTATGGTGAGGGGTGAGGACATGTATATGGGGTGGGACTGGGAATAGAGGATTGCGGGTTTCAATGTGCATGTGTAACGCCGGCAGACCCTGGTCgtcatgagctaaaagccaactgcttgttagctcaggctgtagagcaaactcattaatctctctcgcTAAGTGGTCTTGgcaccactagatgggacagaacaccacagccAGAagctgtgtgggttacacatggaTATTGCATGAGTATAGGGGGCACATGGAGGGAGCATGAGTTTAGGGGTGTATGGTGAGTGTATCAGAATAGGGTGGTGCATAGGATAGGGTGATGAGTGGATATGGGGTTGCCCAGGGATACATGGGGATGGGATTTCAGGCATATGAGTATGATGGTTGCATTTAGGGTGAACagacgtcccaataaaatcgggactgtcccgatatcaAGCAGTTTGTCCTACGTCCCGACCGAAGTACGGTCGGGACGCCATTTTTCCCAATATTTTGTTTCGGGTGTGGcggcccttttttttttcttttttttttttctttcttttcctttttgattAGGCGGCAGTGACAGGCAGGGGGAAcaccttttcaattgttacaGTCACCCGGCACGCCCGGatcttcagtggcacttcggcggcgggtccttcagtcgctgatggtcttcggcggcattttggtggcgggTAATAAACCTTGCCGCCAAAGAAAGAAGTGCctccgaagacccggacgtgccgggtgagtgtaacaattgaaaaggcgctCCCCCTGCGGCGCTCCCGACATTTTCGAGttatcatctggtcaccctagttgcattATAGGCATGAGGACTGTGTGGTTACTCAGGAATGTGGGGATGCCTCGTTACAGTTGGTGCATGAGCGGTATATGGATATCTGAGGGTGTGTATTTGGATGAACAGTGTATAGGTATGGGGTTTGTGCATGAACATGGAGTACATGGGGGATGTATAGATATATATGTGACATGGGGCTTGTATTCACCgcgcggttccctaccgggtcttcggcggcaggtccttcacttgctctgggtgaAGAACCTGCCGCTGAaaacctggagtgagtgaagaccccgctgccaccgaagtgccaccgaggacccggtagggaaccggttcttaggattttgggagctcatcactgtatGTAAGGGAAGTGCACACGGGTGTTGTGCATGAGTACAAGGGGGACAAGTGAGTGGGAATGGGTGGTTAGTGCGTGGTAGAAGACAGACAGTGAGTGGTGACTGGGAGAGGGGTGAACAGAGATGCGGGGAGTAAATGGCTATGGATTAGTGTTAGAAATAGGTCAAATTGTCTCTAGTATTGTTCGATAGTTCAGCTCAAAGTAAAATGTTACTGGGTTAACATTTTGCTTAGGGAGCAGTTGAAAAGGGGAACAGAGTATAAGAAtccaatactactactaatacagCCTCTCTGTATATACTGTATACAGAGGCTCCTGTTCATGCAAGCCTAACTTTTTTGTCAGGTGCTGAGGAATCCCTTAAGGAAGTGAGTACTTCTGACTCTAATAAATAGCACAGGCTTCTTTTTTGCTAGAAaactagatttttgtttttaaatggaataactcttggggatgaaGGTGGAAAGATGAACTTAAATTAGACCTGAAATAGTCAGATAACATGAACTAGATTTACAACTCTAAGAAATAGGCAAGAGATTCACAAGATCCCAAactccaaaaagtttgcctatcCTACTTTCTATTTTTCTTTACTGAAACTGGAAAATATGTTTTGTCTAGAAAATATTACATTGAtgtgcaaagaaaagaagatagtTTTGATTTATCAGGAGCTAGCAGGAATGAGGCTGAAAGTTCCAGTTTCTATATGGTAAGTATTTtctgaaatgcatattgtttttaaaagggctaataggctccaatcctgcaccGCACTGTGCCTTGATGGATCCCTGAGTGCATgcagactcccactgaagtcaacataagATGCAACATAacatcagtggggctctgtgcagaCACAAGGGTCTGCCTGAGTGAATGTCAGTACAGGATCTGCATGAACTAATGAAGCCCAAGAAATGCTGAAAAAATAAGTCTGACCTAGTTACTGTTGCTATGTTTCTTCCTTTAAAATCTGATTGAAAGCAACTGAAATTGAGGACCGTTAAGGTTACTAGAAGATGTATGCTTTTCTTTTCGGTTGTGGTAGTTtatgatggaaaaaaaaaactaccacATCATCAAATCCTTCTCCCTGCAAGACCAGAATATAGTCCCTTGCTAGAGGATATACTAGATACTGCAATTGGTGATTGATTATTTAACTCATACACATGTGAGAgtactgaatattttatttagCCTTAGAAATATTCACAATATTACTGAATAAGCTTAGACTGTTattcttagaaaagagatgattaaggggagatatgatataGTGGTctatcatgaatggtgtgaagaaagtgaatagggaagtgttaattATCCATTCATTTAACACACAAACCAggagtcacctaatgaaatttAACAGGCAGCAGGGTTAAATCAAACGTAAAGAACTACCTCTTCACGCAATGCACAGTCCACCTATTAAATTTGTTACTGGagaatgctgtgaaggccaaaagtataactggtttcataaaagaattagatacgttcatggaggataggtccatcagtagctattagccaagatggtcagggatgcaaccttgctctggaaaaagaagaacaggagtacttgtggcaccttagagactaacaaatttattagagcataagctttcgtggactacagcccacttcttcggatgcatatagaatggaacatatattgaggagatatatatacacacatacagagagcataaacaggtgggagttgtcttaccaactctgagaggccaattaattaagagaaaaaaaacttttgaagtgataatcaagctagccgagtacagatgTACtctgctagcttgattatcacttcaaaagttttttttctcttaattaattggcctctcagagttggtaagacaactcccacctgtttatgctctctgtatgtgtgtatatatatctcctcaatatatgttccattctatatgcatccgaagaagtgggctgtagtccacgaaagcttatgctctaataaatttgttagtctctaaggtgccacaagtactcctgttcttctttttgcagatacagactaacacggctgttactctgaaaccttgctctgggtgtccttaaacctctgactgccagaagctgggactgtatgataggggatggattactcaataattgccctgttctgttcattccccctgaagcatctgacactggttGCTGTtggatgacaggatactgggttagatggaccattggtctgaccagtatggccattcttatgttcttataaaaacaaataaaaagtggAACCTTCTTATGCACCAATTACCTATTCTTACCTAAGGTCCAGAGAGCCATGTTTTGAAGTCCTTTTAATACTAAAGACTGGGTTAGATGCATCCctaatgacttcagtgaagttgcaaGGAATCTAAATCTAAGCAGAATTTGAGCTGTAGTATGTATGTATTGTATTCTGAGGAGCAAGCATATGCTGCTTTTGGCTGTACCTGTAAAAGATATCAGACATTTGGACAGACTAAATTACCAGGGTCGTAAATTATCTGAAGTAGCTCATCAAAGCTGTATGTATATCTGATATTTCAGCTATCAAGGGATCCTATACGGAATCTGGAGCTAACCAAGGTTCCGATCCAGGAAAGCACCCCGAGCATATACTTGACTTTAAGCTTGTGTTTAAATCCCCTTGGCATCACTGGAACTTAAACATGTACTTAATAGCTTTCCTTAATCAGGGCCCAAATACTGATCCCTACCAGAAGTGGTGCATGCCTTCTTTAGCTCACCACTCAGATCATCACAATATTTATCATGTTTTATTTCCACCAGGGCAAAAAGAACATTTGTATCAGAAAATTCCTAGCTCTTCTTAGTATCAGTACTCTGACCCCATCTCTCTGCCCCAAAGTTGGACACTTCATAACATATTTGCCTtttcaaaaacaaagaaacaaacacaaaataaataacttttgTGAATAAAAGTTAAGACCAAAATAAAACCAAGACCAAATGGAAAGCATGGTATTTGCTGTTCAACAATCTAAAATTCAGAAATCCCAGGTCTTGTCCACACtaatatttttcttaatattttctaTTGCTAGCACTAGCGTAGCTCTATCAGTGGTAGCAACAGTGATTAGAATAGACAGGGTAAAGGTTGCTACTGGCATTTGAACCACCATGTCTCAGAGACCTCTGCTGAGCTGGGTAAGATAATACAGTAGCCAGTTAAAACACCAGTAGCCAGCCTCCCTCCACACCACCATTACTATCTCTGATGAAACTGCACTGCTAGTGGAACGGTTGGAAATTTTAAGGAATCCACAATTCCAGATTCGCTTTGGAAATTGAATTCCTTATTGAgaaggtttttttccctttgggtTACATCTTATGCTGCAGGTTTGCTAGGTTATATAAAACTTTTCTTAGAGTCTTTAAACAAATAGAACAACTAATCATCATAATTTGCCAGTTTGTAAATTGATGCTACTTAGAGACCTGGTAAGTTGGAAGAACAGGTTTttcactgtattttattttaatgaggaAGTGTACTTTGCACACTGAATTACTTGTTAGTTTGTCACACCCTCTCTGCTGCACAATGAGGAAATCTCTAACAAGCCAGAGGAAAAATGTATAACTTTTCCTGTGAAAATGTATAGAAATACTTTTGTAGAGTGACATTTATTTTCCCACTGCTGCATAGAAATTTACATGCACATTTTGTGTTAATGTGAATTACCTGCATTAATCTCCCATCAGCTATGCAGTAACACAAAGGCAGGCACAGATCTCGCAAACCCTTACGTTCATGGGCATGAGTATGTAACACAAGTACTTCCACTGAGTGCAACAGAATGAATTGCCGATATAAAGTTACTGACATGTGAAAGTGTTCATTTGCACGACTGGACCCAAGATAATGCCAGGGAACAGTGATATGATGACTCAAGCATGAGTAAAAATCAGGACTATGGAATTCTATTgccagttctgccattgactcactgtTTTGCCCTTGGGAAAGTCAATTAATGAATGAATGCttgtataatattttttaaattcttagaTGAAAGGTTGCTTTCTAAGTAGAATGTATCTAATATTTTATGCATCATATCATCAACATGCTTTCTATACTAAGGTTTAACAAGAGCCTTTATTgtactactgattttttttaaatagagcaaTCCTTAGTGAGTAGTTTTAGTACTAATTTTTATGATTTACCTGTCCTACAAACACAAGTGTACAGTTTGTGTGATGGTTCAGGGGAGCATCCGTGTTCAGAAAATAACAAGCATATGTG includes these proteins:
- the COQ7 gene encoding 5-demethoxyubiquinone hydroxylase, mitochondrial is translated as MEAAVAPAVRGLRAGCQRLRYGAGSERKWSLQSKHTSFRFCSTGMTLDNINKPTIDRIIRVDHAGEYGANRIYAGQMAVLGRTTVGPVIQQMWDQEKDHLKKFNELMVTFRVRPTVLLPFWNVAGFALGAGTALLGKEGAMACTVAVEESISDHYNSQIRTLMEEDPEKYKELLQIIKKFRDDELEHHDVGLDHNAELAPAYSLLKTAIQIGCKAAIFLSERI